In Gossypium arboreum isolate Shixiya-1 chromosome 5, ASM2569848v2, whole genome shotgun sequence, a single genomic region encodes these proteins:
- the LOC108486344 gene encoding 30S ribosomal protein S16-2, chloroplastic/mitochondrial has protein sequence MVVRIRLSRFGCKNKPFYRVMAANSRSPRDGKHLEVLGYYNPLPGQDGGKRMGLTFERVKYWLSVGAQPSEPVQRILFRAGVLPPPPMVAMGRKGGPRDMRPVDPMTGRVLNEEKPIAGNQEKSGKDEAVDESNSA, from the exons ATGGTAGTGAGGATTCGATTGTCTAGGTTCGGATGTAAGAACAAGCCTTTTTATAGGGTGATGGCTGCCAATAGCAGATCCCCAAGAGATGGGAAGCATCTCGAGGTCCTTGGTTACTACAATCCTTTGCCAG GCCAAGACGGAGGTAAACGAATGGGTCTTACCTTTGAAAGAGTCAA GTATTGGTTATCGGTTGGGGCACAGCCTTCAGAGCCGGTGCAACGCATCCTTTTCAGAGCTGGAGTATTGCCTCCGCCACCCATGGTGGCAATGGGACGCAAGGGTGGACCACGCGACATGCGTCCCGTTGATCCTATGACTGGTCGTGTTTTAAACGAAGAGAAACCAATTGCTGGCAACCAAGAAAAAAGTGGCAAAGATGAGGCTGTTGATGAGTCAAACTCTGCATGA
- the LOC108486343 gene encoding uncharacterized protein LOC108486343 isoform X1 gives MEEPQEAGVGVPFSFPPHRRSHLRSVTYRNLVRLMSLCYGDSPLATAPPIIPLPQTPDNGGNRGEQGGDDVREPGESIVSDSREPVNMVANGGSEGAVFRDKGLNDTQMVIDEIEQIMGMDDGQDLFDQNDMMVNSSMKGNGFQDGEIGREQMLIADLENIMKGNEDCHQISNCSAATLGENQGDNCSGILLNNQDKHNDCPPVVMESGTVGQTQVDMEGGNQKNIDPFGISSNKSLAVEVSKLSGKVKDQSSSLKTNLMHEKNEIQQKEMELENIIPSNEGMCSPGPVVEKGEPEEGEIFGESLLVNESIDILLDDAVVSEKKVDDAVVSGKKVEETLISGGTFDDKHPYCNEESTVNDGTSEFTFVNTNVAPIANKVTTGEFKGSETGQMVYELGMMQRKECSGKIQKQIGHKNKVIETKSKKDVGLSNKKSQILTPAQKKEKKKKNKRKKRAEKNRQLGVKRLKVQTVLKPKTVTYCRHYLKGRCHEGEKCKFSHDTVPLTKSQPCSHFARQSCMKGNDCPFDHQLSKYPCINYTTKGSCSRGDDCLFSHKKPLEGDVASLSIAPDLPLKSSLQSDSDIGLNISRAPPKNANALSYSLGGFSDKSKKQIVADSLSKTPNLACKVVNSLFVSKSSIAESIQLNQGSLSQKMNESGRVGSQSNQRMLGVRGPATKPSVAESSKFIQGSSSLNMNGSGRLGIQGHQSESHTIQNGNDGPKKKPEMVPRGINFLSFGKSSLEDSTRKVSLANGADGYKQQPSDIEGGGGKFSSQLTPNTSSTDKKKTHPAVVPPGINLTLGKLVSSESSTSSSLPYCSDNVNNGSLPKINYTAGEQRNSSAMSYKLPVSPQTSGQSSEWLAHKSTPNSAREALISTLAVAKKFDDVKGKSVHGSQQLSDKQYDSNANPWKMPASLLTTGQSSENITPKSTPNSSQKALMSTLAFATMFEFGMKKNQSAIRTAVNSETGDSRTGEGTKTDSKNFEAFGHFV, from the exons ATGGAGGAACCGCAAGAGGCAGGCGTAGGAGTTCCCTTTTCGTTCCCTCCTCATCGCCGATCGCATCTCAGGAGTGTAACTTACCGTAATCTTGTTCGACTCATGTCCCTTTGTTACGGCGATTCTCCACTAGCCACTGCCCCTCCCATTATTCCTCTTCCACAAACACCTG ATAATGGTGGTAACCGAGGTGAACAAGGTGGAGATGATGTCAGGGAGCCTGGCGAGTCGATTGTCTCAGATAGTAGGGAGCCTGTAAATATGGTGGCTAATGGAGGTTCTGAAGGTGCTGTTTTCCGGGACAAGGGCTTGAATGACACACAAATGGTAATAGATGAAATTGAGCAGATAATGGGAATGGACGATGGTCAGGATTTATTTGATCAAAATGATATGATGGTTAATAGTAGCATGAAAGGCAACGGTTTTCAGGATGGAGAGATTGGTCGGGAACAAATGCTAATTGCTGATTTAGAAAATATCATGAAAGGCAATGAAGATTGTCATCAGATTAGTAACTGCTCAGCCGCAACATTGGGCGAGAATCAGGGTGATAATTGTTCGGGCATATTGTTGAATAATCAAGATAAACATAATGATTGTCCACCTGTTGTTATGGAATCTGGAACAGTTGGTCAGACACAAGTAGACATGGAAGGTGGTAATCAAAAGAATATCGACCCCTTTGGAATCTCTTCAAATAAGAGTTTGGCAGTTGAAGTATCAAAATTGAGTGGGAAAGTCAAAGACCAAAGTTCATCGTTGAAGACTAACTTGATGCatgagaaaaatgaaattcaGCAAAAAGAGATGGAATTGGAGAACATAATCCCCTCCAATGAGGGAATGTGTTCTCCTGGTCCAGTGGTTGAAAAAGGAGAACCTGAAGAGGGAGAAATTTTTGGTGAGAGTCTGCTTGTGAATGAGTCAATTGATATACTCTTAGATGATGCAGTAGTATCAGAAAAAAAGGTAGATGATGCTGTGGTATCAGGAAAAAAGGTGGAAGAGACGCTAATTTCTGGAGGCACCTTTGATGACAAACACCCTTATTGCAATGAAGAAAGCACTGTTAATGATGGAACTTCTGAGTTTACTTTCGTTAATACAAATGTTGCTCCAATTGCAAACAAAGTTACAACTGGGGAATTTAAAGGAAGTGAGACAGGTCAGATGGTGTATGAACTAGGAATGATGCAAAGAAAGGAATGTAGTGGAAAGATTCAGAAGCAAATTGGACACAAAAATAAAGTCATTGAAACTAAATCGAAG AAGGATGTTGGTCTCAGCAATAAGAAAAGTCAAATTCTGACTCCTGcacagaagaaagaaaagaaaaag AAGAATAAACGAAAGAAAAGAGCAGAGAAAAACCGGCAGCTTGGTGTTAAAAGGTTGAAAGTGCAGACAGTTCTGAAACCAAAAACTGTAACATATTGTCGCCATTATCTGAAAGGAAGGTGTCATGAG GGTGAGAAGTGCAAATTCTCACATGATACAGTACCTTTGACAAAATCTCAG CCTTGCAGTCATTTTGCACGTCAGTCATGCATGAAGGGAAACGATTGTCCATTTGATCACCAGCTCTCCAAGTATCCCTGTATCAATTATACGACTAAAGGTTCCTGCAGCAGAGGTGATGATTGTTTGTTTTCACACAAG AAGCCACTGGAGGGAGATGTTGCATCTCTGTCCATTGCTCCTGATCTTCCACTGAAGTCATCATTGCAGAGTGATTCTGATATAGGACTGAATATCAGCAGAGCTCCACCTAAGAATGCTAATGCCTTGTCCTATTCTCTAGGAGGTTTTTCTGACAAAAGCAAAAAACAAATTGTGGCAGATTCTCTATCTAAAACACCTAATCTTGCTTGCAAAGTTGTAAACTCTCTTTTTGTTTCAAAATCATCCATCGCTGAATCAATTCAACTTAATCAAGGCAGCTTATCTCAAAAGATGAATGAAAGTGGAAGAGTTGGAAGTCAAAGTAATCAAAGGATGTTAGGCGTACGTGGTCCTGCTACAAAGCCATCTGTGGCAGAATCAAGTAAATTTATCCAAGGTAGCTCATCTCTGAATATGAATGGAAGTGGCAGACTTGGGATTCAGGGCCACCAAAGTGAATCACACACAATTCAGAATGGGAATGATGGTCCAAAGAAAAAGCCAGAAATGGTACCAAGGGGTATAAATTTTCTATCGTTTGGAAAATCATCTTTAGAAGATTCCACTAGGAAAGTTAGTTTGGCGAATGGGGCAGATGGATATAAGCAACAACCCAGTGATATTGAAGGTGGTGGAGGTAAATTCAGCAGTCAGCTTACCCCAAATACATCGAGTACAGATAAAAAGAAAACTCATCCAGCAGTGGTGCCACCGGGAATAAATCTCACTCTGGGAAAACTGGTTAGCTCTGAAAGTAGTACATCATCTAGCTTGCCTTACTGTTCAGATAATGTTAACAATGGATCTCTTCCAAAGATTAATTATACTGCTGGTGAACAGCGCAACTCAAGTGCAATGTCATATAAGTTGCCGGTTTCTCCACAAACTTCAGGTCAATCCTCAGAGTGGTTAGCACATAAAAGCACGCCGAATTCTGCTCGGGAAGCACTCATTTCTACTCTGGCAGTGGCAAAAAAGTTTGATGATGTCAAGGGTAAATCTGTTCATGGAAGTCAACAGTTGTCTGACAAACAATATGACTCCAATGCAAACCCATGGAAGATGCCAGCTTCCCTGCTCACTACAGGTCAATCATCAGAGAATATAACACCTAAAAGCACACCAAATTCATCTCAGAAGGCACTGATGTCTACTCTAGCATTTGCAACAATGTTTGAGTTTGGAATGAAGAAAAATCAGTCTGCTATTAGAACTGCAGttaatagtgaaacaggggataGCAGAACAGGTGAAGGAACAAAAACTGACAGCAAAAACTTCGAAGCTTTTGGACATTTTGTCTAG
- the LOC108486343 gene encoding uncharacterized protein LOC108486343 isoform X2: MEEPQEAGVGVPFSFPPHRRSHLRSVTYRNLVRLMSLCYGDSPLATAPPIIPLPQTPDNGGNRGEQGGDDVREPGESIVSDSREPVNMVANGGSEGAVFRDKGLNDTQMVIDEIEQIMGMDDGQDLFDQNDMMVNSSMKGNGFQDGEIGREQMLIADLENIMKGNEDCHQISNCSAATLGENQGDNCSGILLNNQDKHNDCPPVVMESGTVGQTQVDMEGGNQKNIDPFGISSNKSLAVEVSKLSGKVKDQSSSLKTNLMHEKNEIQQKEMELENIIPSNEGMCSPGPVVEKGEPEEGEIFGESLLVNESIDILLDDAVVSEKKVDDAVVSGKKVEETLISGGTFDDKHPYCNEESTVNDGTSEFTFVNTNVAPIANKVTTGEFKGSETGQMVYELGMMQRKECSGKIQKQIGHKNKVIETKSKKDVGLSNKKSQILTPAQKKEKKKKNKRKKRAEKNRQLGVKRLKVQTVLKPKTVTYCRHYLKGRCHEGEKCKFSHDTVPLTKSQPCSHFARQSCMKGNDCPFDHQLSKYPCINYTTKGSCSRGDDCLFSHKPLEGDVASLSIAPDLPLKSSLQSDSDIGLNISRAPPKNANALSYSLGGFSDKSKKQIVADSLSKTPNLACKVVNSLFVSKSSIAESIQLNQGSLSQKMNESGRVGSQSNQRMLGVRGPATKPSVAESSKFIQGSSSLNMNGSGRLGIQGHQSESHTIQNGNDGPKKKPEMVPRGINFLSFGKSSLEDSTRKVSLANGADGYKQQPSDIEGGGGKFSSQLTPNTSSTDKKKTHPAVVPPGINLTLGKLVSSESSTSSSLPYCSDNVNNGSLPKINYTAGEQRNSSAMSYKLPVSPQTSGQSSEWLAHKSTPNSAREALISTLAVAKKFDDVKGKSVHGSQQLSDKQYDSNANPWKMPASLLTTGQSSENITPKSTPNSSQKALMSTLAFATMFEFGMKKNQSAIRTAVNSETGDSRTGEGTKTDSKNFEAFGHFV; this comes from the exons ATGGAGGAACCGCAAGAGGCAGGCGTAGGAGTTCCCTTTTCGTTCCCTCCTCATCGCCGATCGCATCTCAGGAGTGTAACTTACCGTAATCTTGTTCGACTCATGTCCCTTTGTTACGGCGATTCTCCACTAGCCACTGCCCCTCCCATTATTCCTCTTCCACAAACACCTG ATAATGGTGGTAACCGAGGTGAACAAGGTGGAGATGATGTCAGGGAGCCTGGCGAGTCGATTGTCTCAGATAGTAGGGAGCCTGTAAATATGGTGGCTAATGGAGGTTCTGAAGGTGCTGTTTTCCGGGACAAGGGCTTGAATGACACACAAATGGTAATAGATGAAATTGAGCAGATAATGGGAATGGACGATGGTCAGGATTTATTTGATCAAAATGATATGATGGTTAATAGTAGCATGAAAGGCAACGGTTTTCAGGATGGAGAGATTGGTCGGGAACAAATGCTAATTGCTGATTTAGAAAATATCATGAAAGGCAATGAAGATTGTCATCAGATTAGTAACTGCTCAGCCGCAACATTGGGCGAGAATCAGGGTGATAATTGTTCGGGCATATTGTTGAATAATCAAGATAAACATAATGATTGTCCACCTGTTGTTATGGAATCTGGAACAGTTGGTCAGACACAAGTAGACATGGAAGGTGGTAATCAAAAGAATATCGACCCCTTTGGAATCTCTTCAAATAAGAGTTTGGCAGTTGAAGTATCAAAATTGAGTGGGAAAGTCAAAGACCAAAGTTCATCGTTGAAGACTAACTTGATGCatgagaaaaatgaaattcaGCAAAAAGAGATGGAATTGGAGAACATAATCCCCTCCAATGAGGGAATGTGTTCTCCTGGTCCAGTGGTTGAAAAAGGAGAACCTGAAGAGGGAGAAATTTTTGGTGAGAGTCTGCTTGTGAATGAGTCAATTGATATACTCTTAGATGATGCAGTAGTATCAGAAAAAAAGGTAGATGATGCTGTGGTATCAGGAAAAAAGGTGGAAGAGACGCTAATTTCTGGAGGCACCTTTGATGACAAACACCCTTATTGCAATGAAGAAAGCACTGTTAATGATGGAACTTCTGAGTTTACTTTCGTTAATACAAATGTTGCTCCAATTGCAAACAAAGTTACAACTGGGGAATTTAAAGGAAGTGAGACAGGTCAGATGGTGTATGAACTAGGAATGATGCAAAGAAAGGAATGTAGTGGAAAGATTCAGAAGCAAATTGGACACAAAAATAAAGTCATTGAAACTAAATCGAAG AAGGATGTTGGTCTCAGCAATAAGAAAAGTCAAATTCTGACTCCTGcacagaagaaagaaaagaaaaag AAGAATAAACGAAAGAAAAGAGCAGAGAAAAACCGGCAGCTTGGTGTTAAAAGGTTGAAAGTGCAGACAGTTCTGAAACCAAAAACTGTAACATATTGTCGCCATTATCTGAAAGGAAGGTGTCATGAG GGTGAGAAGTGCAAATTCTCACATGATACAGTACCTTTGACAAAATCTCAG CCTTGCAGTCATTTTGCACGTCAGTCATGCATGAAGGGAAACGATTGTCCATTTGATCACCAGCTCTCCAAGTATCCCTGTATCAATTATACGACTAAAGGTTCCTGCAGCAGAGGTGATGATTGTTTGTTTTCACACAAG CCACTGGAGGGAGATGTTGCATCTCTGTCCATTGCTCCTGATCTTCCACTGAAGTCATCATTGCAGAGTGATTCTGATATAGGACTGAATATCAGCAGAGCTCCACCTAAGAATGCTAATGCCTTGTCCTATTCTCTAGGAGGTTTTTCTGACAAAAGCAAAAAACAAATTGTGGCAGATTCTCTATCTAAAACACCTAATCTTGCTTGCAAAGTTGTAAACTCTCTTTTTGTTTCAAAATCATCCATCGCTGAATCAATTCAACTTAATCAAGGCAGCTTATCTCAAAAGATGAATGAAAGTGGAAGAGTTGGAAGTCAAAGTAATCAAAGGATGTTAGGCGTACGTGGTCCTGCTACAAAGCCATCTGTGGCAGAATCAAGTAAATTTATCCAAGGTAGCTCATCTCTGAATATGAATGGAAGTGGCAGACTTGGGATTCAGGGCCACCAAAGTGAATCACACACAATTCAGAATGGGAATGATGGTCCAAAGAAAAAGCCAGAAATGGTACCAAGGGGTATAAATTTTCTATCGTTTGGAAAATCATCTTTAGAAGATTCCACTAGGAAAGTTAGTTTGGCGAATGGGGCAGATGGATATAAGCAACAACCCAGTGATATTGAAGGTGGTGGAGGTAAATTCAGCAGTCAGCTTACCCCAAATACATCGAGTACAGATAAAAAGAAAACTCATCCAGCAGTGGTGCCACCGGGAATAAATCTCACTCTGGGAAAACTGGTTAGCTCTGAAAGTAGTACATCATCTAGCTTGCCTTACTGTTCAGATAATGTTAACAATGGATCTCTTCCAAAGATTAATTATACTGCTGGTGAACAGCGCAACTCAAGTGCAATGTCATATAAGTTGCCGGTTTCTCCACAAACTTCAGGTCAATCCTCAGAGTGGTTAGCACATAAAAGCACGCCGAATTCTGCTCGGGAAGCACTCATTTCTACTCTGGCAGTGGCAAAAAAGTTTGATGATGTCAAGGGTAAATCTGTTCATGGAAGTCAACAGTTGTCTGACAAACAATATGACTCCAATGCAAACCCATGGAAGATGCCAGCTTCCCTGCTCACTACAGGTCAATCATCAGAGAATATAACACCTAAAAGCACACCAAATTCATCTCAGAAGGCACTGATGTCTACTCTAGCATTTGCAACAATGTTTGAGTTTGGAATGAAGAAAAATCAGTCTGCTATTAGAACTGCAGttaatagtgaaacaggggataGCAGAACAGGTGAAGGAACAAAAACTGACAGCAAAAACTTCGAAGCTTTTGGACATTTTGTCTAG
- the LOC108486343 gene encoding uncharacterized protein LOC108486343 isoform X3: MEEPQEAGVGVPFSFPPHRRSHLRSVTYRNLVRLMSLCYGDSPLATAPPIIPLPQTPDNGGNRGEQGGDDVREPGESIVSDSREPVNMVANGGSEGAVFRDKGLNDTQMVIDEIEQIMGMDDGQDLFDQNDMMVNSSMKGNGFQDGEIGREQMLIADLENIMKGNEDCHQISNCSAATLGENQGDNCSGILLNNQDKHNDCPPVVMESGTVGQTQVDMEGGNQKNIDPFGISSNKSLAVEVSKLSGKVKDQSSSLKTNLMHEKNEIQQKEMELENIIPSNEGMCSPGPVVEKGEPEEGEIFGESLLVNESIDILLDDAVVSEKKVDDAVVSGKKVEETLISGGTFDDKHPYCNEESTVNDGTSEFTFVNTNVAPIANKVTTGEFKGSETGQMVYELGMMQRKECSGKIQKQIGHKNKVIETKSKKDVGLSNKKSQILTPAQKKEKKKKNKRKKRAEKNRQLGVKRLKVQTVLKPKTVTYCRHYLKGRCHEGEKCKFSHDTVPLTKSQPCSHFARQSCMKGNDCPFDHQLSKYPCINYTTKGSCSRGDDCLFSHKKPLEGDVASLSIAPDLPLKSSLQSDSDIGLNISRAPPKNANALSYSLGGFSDKSKKQIVADSLSKTPNLACKVVNSLFVSKSSIAESIQLNQGSLSQKMNESGRVGSQSNQRMLGVRGPATKPSVAESSKFIQGSSSLNMNGSGRLGIQGHQSESHTIQNGNDGPKKKPEMVPRGINFLSFGKSSLEDSTRKVSLANGADGYKQQPSDIEGGGGKFSSQLTPNTSSTDKKKTHPAVVPPGINLTLGKLRNSSAMSYKLPVSPQTSGQSSEWLAHKSTPNSAREALISTLAVAKKFDDVKGKSVHGSQQLSDKQYDSNANPWKMPASLLTTGQSSENITPKSTPNSSQKALMSTLAFATMFEFGMKKNQSAIRTAVNSETGDSRTGEGTKTDSKNFEAFGHFV, translated from the exons ATGGAGGAACCGCAAGAGGCAGGCGTAGGAGTTCCCTTTTCGTTCCCTCCTCATCGCCGATCGCATCTCAGGAGTGTAACTTACCGTAATCTTGTTCGACTCATGTCCCTTTGTTACGGCGATTCTCCACTAGCCACTGCCCCTCCCATTATTCCTCTTCCACAAACACCTG ATAATGGTGGTAACCGAGGTGAACAAGGTGGAGATGATGTCAGGGAGCCTGGCGAGTCGATTGTCTCAGATAGTAGGGAGCCTGTAAATATGGTGGCTAATGGAGGTTCTGAAGGTGCTGTTTTCCGGGACAAGGGCTTGAATGACACACAAATGGTAATAGATGAAATTGAGCAGATAATGGGAATGGACGATGGTCAGGATTTATTTGATCAAAATGATATGATGGTTAATAGTAGCATGAAAGGCAACGGTTTTCAGGATGGAGAGATTGGTCGGGAACAAATGCTAATTGCTGATTTAGAAAATATCATGAAAGGCAATGAAGATTGTCATCAGATTAGTAACTGCTCAGCCGCAACATTGGGCGAGAATCAGGGTGATAATTGTTCGGGCATATTGTTGAATAATCAAGATAAACATAATGATTGTCCACCTGTTGTTATGGAATCTGGAACAGTTGGTCAGACACAAGTAGACATGGAAGGTGGTAATCAAAAGAATATCGACCCCTTTGGAATCTCTTCAAATAAGAGTTTGGCAGTTGAAGTATCAAAATTGAGTGGGAAAGTCAAAGACCAAAGTTCATCGTTGAAGACTAACTTGATGCatgagaaaaatgaaattcaGCAAAAAGAGATGGAATTGGAGAACATAATCCCCTCCAATGAGGGAATGTGTTCTCCTGGTCCAGTGGTTGAAAAAGGAGAACCTGAAGAGGGAGAAATTTTTGGTGAGAGTCTGCTTGTGAATGAGTCAATTGATATACTCTTAGATGATGCAGTAGTATCAGAAAAAAAGGTAGATGATGCTGTGGTATCAGGAAAAAAGGTGGAAGAGACGCTAATTTCTGGAGGCACCTTTGATGACAAACACCCTTATTGCAATGAAGAAAGCACTGTTAATGATGGAACTTCTGAGTTTACTTTCGTTAATACAAATGTTGCTCCAATTGCAAACAAAGTTACAACTGGGGAATTTAAAGGAAGTGAGACAGGTCAGATGGTGTATGAACTAGGAATGATGCAAAGAAAGGAATGTAGTGGAAAGATTCAGAAGCAAATTGGACACAAAAATAAAGTCATTGAAACTAAATCGAAG AAGGATGTTGGTCTCAGCAATAAGAAAAGTCAAATTCTGACTCCTGcacagaagaaagaaaagaaaaag AAGAATAAACGAAAGAAAAGAGCAGAGAAAAACCGGCAGCTTGGTGTTAAAAGGTTGAAAGTGCAGACAGTTCTGAAACCAAAAACTGTAACATATTGTCGCCATTATCTGAAAGGAAGGTGTCATGAG GGTGAGAAGTGCAAATTCTCACATGATACAGTACCTTTGACAAAATCTCAG CCTTGCAGTCATTTTGCACGTCAGTCATGCATGAAGGGAAACGATTGTCCATTTGATCACCAGCTCTCCAAGTATCCCTGTATCAATTATACGACTAAAGGTTCCTGCAGCAGAGGTGATGATTGTTTGTTTTCACACAAG AAGCCACTGGAGGGAGATGTTGCATCTCTGTCCATTGCTCCTGATCTTCCACTGAAGTCATCATTGCAGAGTGATTCTGATATAGGACTGAATATCAGCAGAGCTCCACCTAAGAATGCTAATGCCTTGTCCTATTCTCTAGGAGGTTTTTCTGACAAAAGCAAAAAACAAATTGTGGCAGATTCTCTATCTAAAACACCTAATCTTGCTTGCAAAGTTGTAAACTCTCTTTTTGTTTCAAAATCATCCATCGCTGAATCAATTCAACTTAATCAAGGCAGCTTATCTCAAAAGATGAATGAAAGTGGAAGAGTTGGAAGTCAAAGTAATCAAAGGATGTTAGGCGTACGTGGTCCTGCTACAAAGCCATCTGTGGCAGAATCAAGTAAATTTATCCAAGGTAGCTCATCTCTGAATATGAATGGAAGTGGCAGACTTGGGATTCAGGGCCACCAAAGTGAATCACACACAATTCAGAATGGGAATGATGGTCCAAAGAAAAAGCCAGAAATGGTACCAAGGGGTATAAATTTTCTATCGTTTGGAAAATCATCTTTAGAAGATTCCACTAGGAAAGTTAGTTTGGCGAATGGGGCAGATGGATATAAGCAACAACCCAGTGATATTGAAGGTGGTGGAGGTAAATTCAGCAGTCAGCTTACCCCAAATACATCGAGTACAGATAAAAAGAAAACTCATCCAGCAGTGGTGCCACCGGGAATAAATCTCACTCTGGGAAAACTG CGCAACTCAAGTGCAATGTCATATAAGTTGCCGGTTTCTCCACAAACTTCAGGTCAATCCTCAGAGTGGTTAGCACATAAAAGCACGCCGAATTCTGCTCGGGAAGCACTCATTTCTACTCTGGCAGTGGCAAAAAAGTTTGATGATGTCAAGGGTAAATCTGTTCATGGAAGTCAACAGTTGTCTGACAAACAATATGACTCCAATGCAAACCCATGGAAGATGCCAGCTTCCCTGCTCACTACAGGTCAATCATCAGAGAATATAACACCTAAAAGCACACCAAATTCATCTCAGAAGGCACTGATGTCTACTCTAGCATTTGCAACAATGTTTGAGTTTGGAATGAAGAAAAATCAGTCTGCTATTAGAACTGCAGttaatagtgaaacaggggataGCAGAACAGGTGAAGGAACAAAAACTGACAGCAAAAACTTCGAAGCTTTTGGACATTTTGTCTAG
- the LOC108485517 gene encoding heat stress transcription factor A-7a-like, with the protein MVVPDNGGGEGLCLSYTTAFSKKMGDEINQMESNNILVKEEPVAESSGEEDYQEALLIKAVKEEEEDDNDDETGVIDDMMNCGDCNNVSNYGSSSCSSSVDLPKPMEGLNESGPPPFLKKTYEMVEDPVTDPIVSWSINRNSFIVWDSYKFSEDLLPKYFKHKNFSSFIRQLNTYGFRKIDSDRWEFANEEFQRGKRHLLKNIKRRSRYNRQQQGGVNCANNSTSNIGLEAEVEILKKDRSILQLEVLKLRQQQEESNHQLSAVHERIRFAECRQQQMCNFIAKIAKYPSFINRLTKKRKQQNIEIDEGEFSFSKKRKFLETQVTKCLPGAMGMTDLSVKCRNQVDEEGLKSIQAAEISKLLPDYKEKNNNQTLHDEKSSEPAMSSVYDVMSENLLGESSGVENATNEELSSVNDSKIYLELEDLISWKQCNWGGFASELVEQTGCV; encoded by the exons ATGGTGGTGCCTGACAATGGAGGCGGAGAAGGGTTATGTTTGAGTTACACGACGGCGTTTTCGAAGAAAATGGGAGACGAGATTAATCAAATGGAGTCAAATAATATCCTAGTGAAGGAAGAGCCAGTAGCTGAAAGTAGCGGAGAAGAAGATTATCAAGAGGCTTTGTTGATCAAAGCAGttaaagaggaagaagaagatgataatgatgATGAAACCGGTGTCATTGATGATATGATGAACTGCGGGGATTGTAACAACGTCAGCAATTATGGGTCGTCTTCTTGCAGTTCATCTGTTGATTTGCCGAAACCTATGGAAGGATTGAACGAGTCGGGTCCTCCTCCGTTTTTGAAGAAAACATATGAGATGGTGGAGGATCCGGTAACCGACCCGATTGTTTCCTGGAGCATTAACCGCAATAGCTTCATCGTTTGGGATTCTTATAAGTTCTCAGAAGATCTCCTTCCTAAATATTTCAAGCACAAGAACTTCTCCAGTTTCATCCGCCAACTCAACACTTAT GGGTTTAGAAAGATTGACTCAGATAGATGGGAATTTGCAAATGAGGAGTTTCAAAGAGGAAAGAGACATTTGCTGAAAAACATTAAGAGAAGAAGTAGATATAATAGGCAACAACAAGGTGGAGTGAATTGTGCTAATAATTCAACTAGTAATATTGGTTTGGAAGCTGAAGTTGAGATATTGAAGAAAGATCGGAGTATACTGCAACTGGAAGTCTTGAAACTGAGACAACAACAAGAAGAATCAAATCATCAGCTGAGTGCTGTTCATGAGCGGATTCGTTTTGCTGAGTGTAGGCAACAACAAATGTGCAATTTCATTGCTAAAATAGCAAAGTATCCCAGTTTTATTAATCGATTGACTAAGAAAAGGAAGCAGCAAAATATAGAGATTGATGAAGGGGAGTTTAGCTTTAGCAAGAAAAGGAAGTTTCTTGAGACGCAAGTCACAAAGTGCTTGCCTGGGGCTATGGGGATGACTGACCTAAGTGTCAAGTGCAGGAACCAAGTTGATGAAGAGGGATTGAAATCAATACAAGCTGCTGAGATCTCAAAGCTTTTGCCTGATTATAAGGAGAAGAACAACAACCAAACCCTTCACGATGAAAAGAGCAGTGAACCAGCAATGTCTTCTGTTTATGATGTTATGTCCGAAAATCTGCTAGGGGAAAGCTCAGGTGTTGAGAATGCAACAAATGAAGAGCTATCATCAGTGAATGATTCCAAGATCTATCTTGAGTTGGAGGATTTAATCAGCTGGAAGCAATGTAACTGGGGTGGTTTTGCAAGTGAATTGGTGGAGCAAACTGGCTGTGTCTAA